Within Topomyia yanbarensis strain Yona2022 chromosome 2, ASM3024719v1, whole genome shotgun sequence, the genomic segment GGATTCTGCGGGTTGAAAACTTTCGACTGATCCGGTGGGTACAGTTTCCCCGAAGTCACCGGCATCGGTTTGGGACCGAACATGCCCATGTGATGGTGGTGATTCGGCGGTGGAGGTCCATTTCCAGGTGGTCCCAGACCGCCCATTGGTCCACCAGGTCCACCACCCATCGGTCCGCCCATCATGTGAGGAGACTGTAGTGGACTACCTCCCATACCACCACCCATTCCGCCCATGTGACCCATAGGACCACCCATTGGAGGTCCCCCCATACTCATTCCGCCGGGACCACCCGGACCCATAGGCCCTCCCGGGCCCATTGGTGGCCTATGACCTGCATGACCTGGTGGCATGTTTCCATGCGGTAGCATTCCCATGTGATGATGCATGCTGTTCGGTCCTCCACCTCCTCCTCCACCGCCCAACGACGGAGGCATGTGGGGATTCTGTTGATGATTTCCAGGGTGATTTCCGGGATGATTCCCGGGGTGATTACCGGGATGGCTACCTGGATGATTACCGGGGTGATTGCCGGGATGGTTACCTGGATGGTTACCGGGATGATTACCTGGATGGTTACCAGGATGATTACCGGGATGATTACCAGGATGGTTACCAGGATGATGCGGAGGGTGATGATTCATTCCGCTCATTGAATTCGGAGGCATTCCACCCATTCCTCCAGGACCCATGCCAGCTGGGTTCATACTACCTAAACTATTGCTACCGGGACCAACTCCAGCTGGATTCatctgttgctgttgttgtggtCCTGATCCGGGACCACCCGATCCAGATCCGCTACCTACCGGACCACTATTAGGGCCAGGACCTTGGTGATGTTGAGCGTGTGGTGACTGATGTGGCAATGGAGACACATGTGATTGCTGCTGTTGCGGATGCGGTGGATGGGGTGGTAGTGGCTGGGATTGAGCGGCAGGAGATTGGTTTTGTGGCTGTTGTTGATTTGCCGACATCGATGGCGACTGATTAGGCTGACTCACTTGCATTTGCTGCTGCTGGTTGCTTTGCTGGGATTGATGACCAGGACCTTGTTGACTATTCGGTTGCTGTTGAGGACCCAGCTGATGAGGTAATTGATTTAGGTTCCCTGATTGCTGATTTGTCATTGCACCATTGGGTAGGTTCATTCTATTATTACTATTAATACCGGCCACATTCGGTGACGTCTGTCCTCCGACGGTTTGTCCTGCCGACGAAACTGGTTGACTATGACCGGCCGAATGAGGACCCATGGGAACGTGGTTTGGTGGACCATTTCCAAGGGGACTATTCATTGGTGGTCCCATTGGACCGTTGTTCATGTGGCCTCCACTCGTGTTCATTGGACTTCCCAGCATTTGCCCTTGTCCGCCGTGTGGTGAACCCA encodes:
- the LOC131685135 gene encoding protein pygopus-like, with the protein product MSHNLGMASYRLPGPGLGCPPDFKSPSESPQLPISAPSQPKKRRKTSNANSANSAASQATPTPSPQDLLPPPPTGYGDTIVASNPFDDTPTHSPSPHMSHMHHGGPGMMSHMGGGAMGHGGPMGMNHMGMHPHHLGGPMGHHGPPHGPHGGPHGGPLHGMPPHAMGHGPGHGSPHHGMGPHGPMGPGGPQGPPMRGMSPMGMGSPMGHPMHMNTGMGQMGGMGPHGPIQRGGMSPMGSMPGAPMGGLSPMSGMNQNLSPMGPMGGMSPMSQQQMNNKSVGSPMSSGNIGSPMNSMPGMGSPHGGQGQMLGSPMNTSGGHMNNGPMGPPMNSPLGNGPPNHVPMGPHSAGHSQPVSSAGQTVGGQTSPNVAGINSNNRMNLPNGAMTNQQSGNLNQLPHQLGPQQQPNSQQGPGHQSQQSNQQQQMQVSQPNQSPSMSANQQQPQNQSPAAQSQPLPPHPPHPQQQQSHVSPLPHQSPHAQHHQGPGPNSGPVGSGSGSGGPGSGPQQQQQMNPAGVGPGSNSLGSMNPAGMGPGGMGGMPPNSMSGMNHHPPHHPGNHPGNHPGNHPGNHPGNHPGNHPGNHPGNHPGNHPGSHPGNHPGNHPGNHPGNHQQNPHMPPSLGGGGGGGGPNSMHHHMGMLPHGNMPPGHAGHRPPMGPGGPMGPGGPGGMSMGGPPMGGPMGHMGGMGGGMGGSPLQSPHMMGGPMGGGPGGPMGGLGPPGNGPPPPNHHHHMGMFGPKPMPVTSGKLYPPDQSKVFNPQNPNAPPIYPCGGCHKEVHDNDQGILCESGCNFWFHRTCSGLTEAAFLLIHHEVYAEWCCDKCLSSKNIPLVKFKP